From Rhodococcus antarcticus, the proteins below share one genomic window:
- a CDS encoding long-chain-fatty-acid--CoA ligase yields the protein MTNLAENLTQSATTFPDRPALRLGATTLTYGELDDLAGRAAGKMAALGVQPGDRVGVMVPNLLEFPVLFYGALRLGAVVVPMNPLLKGREITHYTADSGMVLLWAHESASAEDTAHASEGCRVEVVDASVLPGLLGQEPAPILEREPDETAVILYTSGTTGTPKGAELTHGGLDRNLRVCVEDLMTIGEQDVIMGCLPLFHVFGLTCGLNASVAAGALLVLIPRFDAQVVLDSIAANQVTILEGVPTMYTALANLPGANPDKAASLRLCSSGGAALPGEVVRAFEATYGAKIIEGYGLSETSPVASFNRVEQAKVGSIGTPIPGVEFKLVNDDGSDSPPGEVGEICIRGHNVMKGYWNRPEATAEAINAEGWFATGDLGTVDDDGFYFIVDRKKELIIRGGFNVYPREVEEVLYEHPAVREAAVIGLPHPTHGEEVGAAVSLRPGAEVSADELREYVKARVAPYKYPRAVWVLDDLPKGATGKILKRAITKPTGAPS from the coding sequence ATGACCAACCTCGCCGAGAACCTGACGCAGAGCGCCACGACGTTCCCCGACCGCCCAGCGCTACGGCTTGGCGCGACCACCCTGACGTACGGCGAGCTCGACGACCTGGCCGGCCGTGCCGCCGGGAAGATGGCCGCCCTCGGTGTGCAGCCGGGCGACCGGGTCGGTGTGATGGTGCCGAACCTGCTCGAGTTCCCGGTGCTGTTCTACGGGGCCCTGCGCCTGGGTGCCGTCGTGGTGCCGATGAACCCGCTGCTCAAGGGACGGGAGATCACCCACTACACGGCTGACTCCGGCATGGTGCTGCTCTGGGCGCACGAGTCGGCCTCGGCGGAGGACACCGCCCACGCGAGCGAGGGCTGCCGGGTCGAGGTCGTCGACGCCTCGGTCCTGCCCGGGCTCCTCGGCCAGGAGCCGGCGCCCATCCTCGAGCGTGAACCCGACGAGACCGCGGTCATCCTCTACACCTCCGGCACGACCGGGACACCCAAGGGCGCAGAGCTGACCCACGGCGGTCTCGACAGGAACCTGCGCGTCTGTGTCGAGGACCTGATGACCATCGGTGAGCAGGACGTGATCATGGGCTGCCTGCCGCTGTTCCACGTCTTCGGGCTCACCTGCGGGTTGAACGCGAGCGTGGCCGCCGGCGCACTGCTAGTTCTGATCCCGCGCTTCGACGCCCAGGTGGTGCTGGACTCCATCGCCGCCAACCAGGTGACGATCCTCGAAGGTGTACCGACGATGTACACGGCTCTGGCCAACCTCCCGGGCGCCAACCCCGACAAGGCCGCCAGCCTCAGGCTGTGTTCCTCTGGTGGTGCGGCACTGCCGGGTGAGGTGGTGCGCGCGTTCGAGGCCACCTACGGCGCGAAGATCATCGAGGGCTACGGGCTCTCCGAGACCTCGCCGGTGGCCAGCTTCAACCGCGTCGAGCAGGCGAAGGTCGGCTCGATCGGGACCCCGATCCCCGGCGTCGAGTTCAAGCTCGTCAACGACGACGGCTCCGATTCGCCCCCCGGCGAGGTCGGCGAGATCTGCATTCGCGGCCACAACGTGATGAAGGGGTACTGGAACCGCCCCGAGGCGACCGCCGAGGCGATCAACGCCGAGGGCTGGTTCGCCACCGGCGACCTGGGCACCGTCGACGACGACGGCTTCTACTTCATCGTCGACCGCAAGAAGGAGCTGATCATCCGCGGTGGCTTCAACGTCTACCCGCGGGAGGTCGAGGAGGTGCTCTACGAGCACCCTGCCGTGCGCGAGGCCGCGGTCATCGGACTCCCCCACCCAACTCATGGGGAGGAGGTCGGTGCGGCCGTCTCGCTGCGCCCCGGAGCCGAGGTCAGCGCTGACGAGCTCCGGGAGTACGTGAAGGCCCGGGTTGCGCCGTACAAGTACCCGCGGGCGGTCTGGGTCCTCGACGACCTGCCCAAGGGCGCCACCGGCAAGATCCTCAAGCGCGCGATCACCAAGCCCACCGGTGCCCCATCATGA
- a CDS encoding SDR family NAD(P)-dependent oxidoreductase, with translation MSFLDSFRLDGKVAVVTGASSGLGVTFALALAEAGADLALGARREDKLADTVTKVEALGGRAIAVRTDVTSPEDCQGLIDAAMAAFGRVDVLVNNAGVGTAVPATRETPEQFRSVIELNLNACYWMAQAAGKVMQPGSSIVNISSVLGLTTMGLPQAAYASSKAGLIGLTRDLAQQWGPRKGIRVNALAPGYFESEMTDQFGDEYVEQVVIPRTLVGRLGRHAEIGAALLFLASDAGGYVTGITLPVEGGVLAT, from the coding sequence ATGAGTTTTCTGGACAGCTTCCGGCTCGACGGCAAGGTCGCGGTGGTCACCGGCGCATCCAGCGGTCTGGGTGTGACCTTCGCACTCGCGCTGGCCGAGGCCGGCGCCGACCTCGCCCTGGGCGCGCGGCGCGAGGACAAGCTCGCCGACACCGTGACCAAGGTGGAAGCCCTCGGCGGCAGGGCCATCGCCGTCCGCACCGACGTGACCAGCCCCGAGGACTGCCAGGGGCTCATCGACGCGGCGATGGCCGCCTTCGGACGGGTTGACGTGCTGGTGAACAACGCGGGCGTCGGGACCGCCGTACCCGCGACCCGGGAGACCCCCGAGCAGTTCCGCTCGGTCATCGAGCTGAACCTCAACGCCTGCTACTGGATGGCCCAGGCCGCCGGCAAGGTGATGCAGCCAGGCAGCTCGATCGTCAACATCAGCAGCGTCCTCGGCCTCACCACGATGGGCCTTCCCCAGGCGGCCTACGCCTCCAGCAAGGCCGGCCTGATCGGGCTGACCCGCGACCTCGCCCAGCAGTGGGGCCCGCGCAAGGGCATCCGGGTCAACGCGCTCGCGCCGGGCTACTTCGAGTCCGAGATGACCGATCAGTTCGGAGACGAGTACGTCGAGCAGGTGGTCATCCCGCGCACGTTGGTGGGCCGCCTCGGCAGGCACGCGGAGATCGGCGCCGCCCTGCTCTTCCTCGCCAGCGACGCCGGCGGATACGTGACCGGGATCACTCTCCCGGTCGAAGGCGGCGTGCTCGCCACGTGA
- a CDS encoding GNAT family N-acetyltransferase yields MSIQDFTPGHVEQLTAFFGRLPESDLTFIKEDVTPAALGAWPAAPGQRWVDVDDDGTVNGVAALLRLTSWSNHVAELRLVVDPATRGRGIGRKLAQHAVAHAVRSGLLKVVVEVPAAQERITEMFLDLGFTGEALLRDHFRDLNGQLQDLIMLAYLSEQTFDALSAVGMADMMGDD; encoded by the coding sequence GTGAGCATCCAGGACTTCACCCCCGGGCACGTCGAGCAGCTCACAGCCTTCTTCGGGCGGCTGCCCGAGAGCGACCTGACCTTCATCAAGGAGGACGTCACGCCTGCGGCCCTGGGGGCCTGGCCCGCCGCCCCAGGTCAGCGCTGGGTCGACGTCGACGACGACGGCACCGTCAACGGTGTTGCGGCCCTGCTGAGACTGACCAGCTGGTCGAACCACGTCGCCGAGCTCCGTCTTGTGGTCGACCCCGCGACGCGGGGGCGCGGCATCGGACGCAAGCTGGCACAGCACGCGGTCGCCCACGCCGTGCGGTCGGGCCTGCTGAAGGTGGTCGTCGAGGTGCCGGCGGCGCAGGAGCGGATCACGGAGATGTTCCTGGACCTCGGCTTCACCGGTGAGGCCCTGCTGCGGGACCACTTCCGGGACCTGAACGGCCAGCTGCAGGACCTGATCATGCTGGCGTACCTCTCTGAGCAGACATTTGACGCGCTGAGCGCAGTCGGCATGGCAGACATGATGGGAGACGATTGA
- a CDS encoding alpha/beta fold hydrolase, translated as MVSIPGLSTIDRVRREVERNALRARNGIRMATGIQRTDVGLSPKDVVWSHGRTELWHYRSEQDSLKPPLLILYSLFNKSYILDLRPGNSVIEQLVGAGFDVYMLDWGVPDERDAANQLEDYVDSYIPAAIERVCELSGGDSVNLLGYCFGGVLAALYAAHHPDSPLRSLTVLTTPADLQQCGPMTDILARTDLEDVLGVDGMVPAGVIAQGFRALAPVGEVTSRVNLLEKLWSDEFVTAYQAMAGWGSDQVPLPGGVARQFKRLVTDNAFINDRVFLGGDHVRLADITVPFLHVLGLRDHIIPPAAATPLLGLIGSEDKQELRLDAGHVGLMVGRGAARNTLPVIIDFLKKQSEDRS; from the coding sequence ATGGTGTCGATTCCCGGCCTGAGCACGATTGACCGCGTCCGCCGCGAGGTCGAGCGCAACGCGCTGCGTGCACGCAACGGCATCCGGATGGCGACCGGCATCCAGCGGACCGACGTCGGGCTGAGCCCCAAGGACGTGGTGTGGAGTCACGGCCGCACCGAGCTGTGGCACTACCGCAGCGAGCAGGACTCCCTGAAGCCCCCGCTGCTGATCCTCTACAGCCTGTTCAACAAGAGCTACATCCTCGACCTGCGCCCCGGCAACAGCGTCATCGAACAGCTGGTGGGGGCCGGTTTCGACGTGTACATGCTCGACTGGGGCGTCCCTGACGAGCGTGACGCGGCCAACCAGCTCGAGGACTACGTCGACTCCTACATTCCTGCCGCCATCGAGCGGGTCTGCGAGCTGTCAGGCGGCGACAGCGTGAACCTGCTCGGCTACTGCTTCGGTGGCGTGCTCGCGGCGCTGTACGCCGCGCACCACCCCGACTCGCCGCTGCGTAGCCTCACCGTTCTGACGACGCCGGCGGACCTGCAGCAGTGCGGACCGATGACCGACATCCTGGCTCGCACCGACCTCGAGGACGTGCTGGGCGTCGACGGCATGGTCCCGGCCGGGGTGATCGCCCAGGGATTTCGCGCGCTCGCTCCTGTGGGTGAGGTGACCTCCCGGGTCAACCTGCTCGAGAAGCTGTGGAGCGACGAGTTCGTCACCGCCTACCAGGCCATGGCCGGATGGGGCAGCGACCAGGTGCCGCTGCCCGGCGGAGTCGCCCGTCAGTTCAAGCGACTGGTCACCGACAACGCGTTCATCAACGACCGAGTCTTCCTCGGCGGTGACCATGTACGACTCGCGGACATCACCGTGCCCTTCCTGCACGTCCTCGGGCTGCGCGACCACATCATCCCGCCGGCCGCCGCCACCCCCCTCCTCGGGCTGATCGGGTCCGAGGACAAGCAGGAGCTACGGCTGGACGCCGGCCACGTCGGCCTGATGGTCGGTCGCGGCGCAGCCCGCAACACGCTCCCCGTCATCATCGATTTCCTCAAGAAGCAGAGCGAGGACAGGTCGTGA
- a CDS encoding acyl-CoA dehydrogenase family protein, whose amino-acid sequence MTGRDNIGRSLFTDYLGLQDELTEQELDYLERTRRFVDHEVLPVIGDYWQRAEFPFELIAKMAELGIVGDGIEGYGCPQMSPTASGLINMELSRGDGSLGTFLGVQSGLAMRSIALLGSQEQKQRWLPGMAALEVIGAFALTEPEHGSDSVGLEASLHRDGDAYVLSGRKRWIGNGSIADVVVVWARDTEDGAVKGLLLEKDTPGFQAEVMLGKGSVRAVWQADLTFTDVRVPLDNKLPGANTFKDASVVLASTRNSVAWAALGHAVAAYEVALTYSKERIQFGKPLATKQLVQDKLVRMLAEVTTMQLYCLRLAKLLEAGKLTDTISALAKMNNTRKAREVIAMARDLLGGNGILLENHVIRHMADIEAIYTYEGTADIQTLIVGREITGMSAFT is encoded by the coding sequence ATGACCGGCCGCGACAACATCGGGCGTTCACTGTTCACCGACTACCTCGGCTTGCAGGACGAGCTCACCGAGCAGGAGCTCGACTATCTCGAGCGGACCCGCCGCTTCGTCGACCACGAGGTGCTGCCGGTGATCGGCGACTACTGGCAGCGAGCCGAGTTCCCGTTCGAGCTCATCGCCAAGATGGCCGAGCTCGGTATCGTCGGTGACGGGATCGAAGGCTACGGCTGCCCCCAGATGAGTCCGACCGCGTCGGGGCTGATCAACATGGAGCTCAGCCGCGGCGACGGCAGCCTGGGCACCTTCTTGGGGGTGCAGTCCGGGCTTGCGATGCGGTCGATCGCACTGCTTGGTTCGCAGGAGCAGAAGCAGCGCTGGCTGCCCGGGATGGCCGCCCTCGAGGTGATCGGGGCCTTCGCCCTCACCGAACCCGAGCACGGCTCGGACTCGGTCGGCCTCGAGGCCTCGCTGCACCGCGACGGCGACGCCTACGTCCTCTCCGGCCGCAAGCGGTGGATCGGTAACGGATCGATCGCCGACGTCGTCGTCGTCTGGGCCAGGGACACCGAGGATGGTGCCGTCAAGGGCCTGCTGCTGGAGAAGGACACCCCGGGCTTCCAGGCCGAGGTCATGCTGGGCAAGGGCTCGGTCCGAGCTGTCTGGCAGGCCGATCTCACCTTCACCGACGTCCGTGTCCCGCTGGACAACAAGCTGCCTGGTGCCAACACGTTCAAGGATGCCAGCGTGGTCCTGGCCTCGACCCGGAACTCGGTGGCCTGGGCCGCGCTCGGGCACGCTGTCGCGGCGTACGAGGTGGCGTTGACCTACTCCAAGGAGCGGATCCAGTTCGGCAAGCCACTTGCGACCAAGCAGCTCGTGCAGGACAAGCTCGTCCGGATGCTGGCCGAGGTCACCACCATGCAGCTCTACTGTCTGCGGCTGGCCAAGCTGCTCGAGGCCGGCAAGCTGACCGACACGATCTCGGCTCTGGCGAAGATGAACAACACCCGCAAAGCCCGCGAGGTCATCGCGATGGCCAGGGATCTGCTCGGTGGCAACGGCATCCTGTTGGAGAACCACGTCATCCGGCACATGGCCGACATTGAAGCGATCTACACCTACGAGGGAACCGCCGACATCCAGACCCTCATCGTCGGTCGGGAAATCACCGGGATGAGCGCCTTCACCTGA
- a CDS encoding 3-hydroxyacyl-CoA dehydrogenase NAD-binding domain-containing protein translates to MSNREGRTAAVIGAGTIGLSWATLFAGHGLRVRVNDPRADLEDTVQETVRQFAATLPGGPYDPEVLLGLIEVQPDLEQAVRGVDIVQENGPEDIGVKRELFARIERAAPPGAMLLSSTSGLMPTDMSADMTDPGRLLVGHPFNPPHVIPLVEIVPGQHSSTAAVDAAVAFYTELGKQPVVLHKEIGGFVANRLQSALFRESVSLVLKGVVTAEELDLVVTSSVGPRWATAGPFESYHLGGGPGGLRHLLEHLGPGMARRWKDLGEPELTAETIDLLSTATEARFRDQSYEQRMAVRDRKQLAVLAARDGTEPVAETTPARPVSAGIPQLLGDFYGYEQLLPAADQEVLLRVREFVQREIAPIANDSWSRSEFPHHLVPKIAELGIVGIGYPRPDRPTASRLLTSFISLEFSRVDTSMATFFGVHNGLAMGSIVFCGSPEQQERWLPKMSTLETIGAFALTEPNGGSDVAGGLETTARRDGDTWVLNGAKRWIGNGTFADVVVVWARDTADDQVKGFVVEQGTPGFTATKMEGKLALRTVQNADITLTDCRIPEANRLQGANSFRDTGKVLRHTRGGVAWNSVGCMMGAYEAAVDYAKTREQFGRPIGKFQLIQDHLAKMLGNITASLAMGVRVAQLQDADLCTDEQAALAKLFVTTRMRETVASGREIFGGNGVLLEYNVARFFNDAEALYSYEGTREINTLLVGRAITGLGAFV, encoded by the coding sequence ATGTCGAACCGCGAAGGCCGAACGGCGGCCGTGATCGGCGCCGGAACGATCGGGCTGTCCTGGGCCACCCTCTTCGCCGGTCACGGCCTTCGGGTGCGGGTCAACGACCCGAGAGCCGACCTCGAGGACACCGTGCAGGAAACCGTCCGGCAGTTCGCGGCTACCTTGCCCGGCGGACCCTACGACCCAGAGGTGCTGCTGGGACTGATCGAGGTGCAGCCCGACCTCGAGCAGGCTGTTCGTGGTGTCGACATCGTGCAGGAGAACGGCCCCGAGGACATCGGCGTCAAGCGCGAGCTGTTCGCCCGTATCGAGCGGGCCGCGCCACCCGGGGCGATGCTGCTGTCGTCGACCTCGGGACTGATGCCCACCGACATGAGCGCCGACATGACCGACCCCGGCCGGCTTCTGGTCGGACACCCGTTCAACCCGCCGCACGTCATCCCGCTGGTCGAGATCGTGCCGGGACAGCACAGCTCGACCGCGGCGGTCGATGCAGCGGTCGCCTTCTACACCGAGCTCGGCAAGCAGCCGGTCGTGCTGCACAAGGAGATCGGCGGCTTCGTGGCCAACCGGCTGCAGTCGGCGCTGTTCCGCGAGAGCGTCAGCCTGGTCCTCAAGGGGGTCGTCACCGCCGAGGAGCTGGACCTCGTGGTCACCTCGTCGGTCGGCCCACGGTGGGCGACGGCCGGGCCGTTCGAGAGCTACCACCTGGGGGGCGGTCCCGGTGGGCTGCGGCACCTGCTGGAGCACCTCGGCCCTGGAATGGCCCGCCGGTGGAAGGACCTCGGCGAGCCCGAGCTCACCGCCGAGACCATCGACCTGCTCAGCACCGCTACCGAGGCACGCTTTCGTGACCAGAGCTACGAACAACGGATGGCGGTGCGTGACCGCAAGCAGCTGGCCGTGCTGGCCGCCAGGGACGGCACCGAACCCGTCGCCGAAACGACCCCAGCGCGCCCCGTGTCAGCCGGCATCCCGCAGCTGCTCGGCGACTTCTACGGTTACGAGCAGCTCTTGCCGGCCGCCGACCAGGAGGTGCTCCTGCGGGTCCGCGAGTTCGTCCAGCGCGAGATCGCCCCGATCGCCAACGACTCGTGGTCCCGATCAGAGTTCCCGCACCACCTGGTTCCGAAGATCGCCGAGCTGGGGATCGTCGGTATCGGCTACCCCCGGCCGGACCGCCCCACCGCCAGCCGGTTGCTGACGTCGTTCATCAGCCTGGAGTTCTCCCGGGTCGACACCTCGATGGCGACCTTCTTCGGCGTCCACAACGGCTTGGCGATGGGCAGCATCGTCTTCTGCGGATCGCCGGAGCAGCAGGAGCGCTGGCTGCCGAAGATGTCCACGCTGGAGACGATCGGTGCTTTCGCCTTGACCGAACCCAACGGTGGTTCGGATGTTGCCGGCGGGCTGGAGACGACCGCTCGTCGCGACGGCGACACCTGGGTGCTCAACGGCGCCAAGCGTTGGATCGGCAACGGGACCTTCGCCGATGTGGTCGTCGTCTGGGCCCGCGACACCGCCGACGACCAGGTGAAGGGCTTCGTCGTCGAGCAGGGGACACCCGGATTCACCGCGACCAAGATGGAGGGCAAGCTCGCTCTGCGTACCGTCCAGAACGCCGACATCACCCTGACCGACTGCCGCATCCCCGAGGCCAATCGCCTGCAGGGAGCCAACTCCTTCCGCGACACCGGCAAGGTCCTGCGGCACACTCGCGGCGGGGTGGCCTGGAACTCCGTCGGCTGCATGATGGGGGCCTACGAGGCGGCCGTCGACTACGCCAAGACCCGCGAGCAGTTCGGCCGCCCGATCGGCAAGTTCCAGCTGATCCAGGACCACCTGGCCAAGATGCTCGGCAACATCACCGCCTCCCTCGCCATGGGGGTGCGGGTGGCACAGCTCCAGGATGCGGACCTGTGCACCGACGAGCAGGCTGCCCTGGCCAAGTTGTTCGTCACGACCCGGATGCGGGAGACCGTGGCCAGCGGTCGGGAGATCTTCGGCGGCAACGGAGTCCTGCTCGAGTACAACGTCGCGCGCTTCTTCAACGACGCCGAGGCGCTCTACTCCTACGAGGGCACCCGGGAGATCAACACGCTGCTGGTCGGTCGCGCCATCACGGGCTTGGGCGCGTTCGTCTAA
- a CDS encoding CaiB/BaiF CoA transferase family protein, protein MPRRAHAPSPRSGHHGGPAVSSKEIVVVAPLSGIRVVEVANWMAAPGAAAMLADLGADVVKVEPLRGDALRGITRQPTMPEGVPAIDASFHLDNRGKRGVAVALDRPEGSALVQTLAAGADVFVNNLLPTRQQKFGLDAETLHARNPRLVHATLTGYGLDGPDTARPGYDITAFFGRGGITHSITPPGTQAPRARPAQGDHSAALALLAAVLTALRMVDRTGEGQVIDVNLYATAAWTMATDLSATLIDAENPRTTGRRERLHALQESFLTSDERWVLLFMPEARWWPRFSEVVGRPEWAADPRFETVAARVEHMSEITDLMDALFATRTLADWGSLFDEAGFVWGPAATVAEVAADPHAEAVGMFPEIEHPTMGRFRTVAMPIRIRGADIGPRGVGPELGQHNVEVLTEAGLSQAEIASLEAEGVISPSSSGDAGR, encoded by the coding sequence ATGCCAAGGAGGGCCCACGCGCCTTCGCCGAGAAGCGGCCACCACGGTGGACCGGCCGTTAGTTCGAAGGAGATCGTCGTGGTCGCACCGCTTTCCGGGATCCGCGTCGTCGAGGTCGCCAACTGGATGGCTGCCCCGGGGGCAGCCGCAATGCTGGCCGACCTCGGCGCCGACGTGGTGAAGGTCGAGCCGCTGCGGGGAGATGCCCTGCGCGGCATCACCCGGCAGCCCACGATGCCCGAGGGTGTGCCGGCCATCGACGCCAGCTTCCATCTGGACAACCGCGGAAAGCGGGGAGTCGCCGTCGCGCTGGACCGCCCGGAGGGCAGCGCGCTGGTCCAGACACTGGCAGCCGGCGCTGATGTCTTCGTCAACAACCTGCTGCCCACGCGGCAGCAGAAGTTCGGTCTCGACGCCGAGACGCTGCACGCCCGAAACCCTCGGCTGGTGCACGCCACCCTGACCGGTTACGGACTCGACGGCCCCGACACCGCCCGACCTGGCTATGACATCACGGCATTCTTCGGACGCGGTGGGATCACCCACTCGATCACCCCGCCGGGCACGCAGGCCCCGCGGGCCCGGCCCGCCCAGGGCGACCACAGTGCGGCGCTGGCCCTGCTCGCCGCGGTCCTCACCGCGCTCCGGATGGTCGACCGCACCGGCGAGGGTCAGGTGATCGACGTCAACCTGTACGCCACCGCTGCCTGGACGATGGCCACGGACCTGTCGGCGACCCTCATCGACGCGGAGAACCCGCGTACGACGGGGCGCCGCGAGCGCTTGCACGCACTGCAGGAGAGCTTCCTGACCTCCGACGAGCGGTGGGTGCTGCTGTTCATGCCGGAGGCGCGCTGGTGGCCGCGGTTCAGCGAGGTGGTGGGTCGACCCGAGTGGGCGGCCGACCCTCGGTTCGAGACGGTCGCCGCCCGCGTCGAGCACATGTCGGAGATCACCGACCTGATGGATGCGCTGTTCGCGACCAGGACCCTCGCCGACTGGGGGTCGTTGTTCGACGAGGCAGGTTTCGTCTGGGGCCCCGCCGCGACCGTCGCCGAGGTGGCGGCCGACCCGCACGCCGAGGCCGTAGGGATGTTTCCTGAGATCGAGCACCCGACGATGGGGCGGTTCCGCACGGTGGCCATGCCGATCCGGATCAGGGGTGCCGACATCGGTCCGCGCGGCGTCGGCCCCGAGCTCGGGCAGCACAACGTCGAGGTCCTGACCGAAGCCGGGCTCAGCCAGGCCGAGATTGCCTCCCTGGAAGCAGAAGGCGTGATCAGTCCGTCGTCGAGCGGAGACGCAGGACGTTAG